From one Lolium rigidum isolate FL_2022 chromosome 4, APGP_CSIRO_Lrig_0.1, whole genome shotgun sequence genomic stretch:
- the LOC124648713 gene encoding uncharacterized protein LOC124648713, translating to MLLRRRFLGLPAAVSGSLRHSHTTAGVRIPWAMMRHNACPVEAPSPQVRLVEPPRISEVYVPDHLVKTAPLPDPDSDVVEARGGVVCAASGDGLLLLVFAQMRLTARIVARQGDLPLRLPPDGFDPDHVPNVTRFVLNPVTNQMSRLPPRVAKLDRDAGPLFDVHMGLVTQADRGHGPPDRFAVAELPEGNLMLRFLSETGKWETVTVSRCQLPSARRMEIHHEVLAFRGRLWWVDQTWGAISVDPFSDRPELSFVELPRGSVLPPGAPTRERVSMHFLGYAPSDDDEDGGKVLWSRYRRVGVSEGRLRYVEVSTKEPYLLSSFALDDDGSGWTLEHRVALSKLWADGGYSWLPLKEGMTPRIALLDPLNASVVYLKVDKHIVVVDMNIKEVTGSYLYKTNFDCIPCVLPPWLGSSRIPSAGKKDAEKTKTLANVLVRSDTP from the exons atgctcctccgccgccgtttcCTCGGCCTCCCCGCCGCCGTCTCCGGCAGCCTCCGCCACTCCCACACCACGGCGGGCGTGCGGATTCCGTGGGCCATGATGCGCCACAACGCGTGTCCCGTCGAGGCGCCGAGCCCGCAGGTCCGgctcgtcgagccaccgcgcatcTCCGAAGTGTACGTCCCGGACCACCTCGTCAAGACCGCGCCCCTCCCCGACCCCGACAGCGACGTCGTCGAAGCGCGCGGCGGCGTCGTCTGCGCCGCGAGcggcgacggcctcctcctcctcgtcttcgcgcaGATGCGCCTCACGGCCCGCATCGTCGCCAGGCAGGGCGACCTTCCGCTGCGGCTGCCGCCCGACGGCTTCGACCCCGACCACGTCCCCAACGTCACGCGCTTCGTCCTCAACCCCGTCACCAACCAGATGTCCCGCCTCCCGCCCCGTGTGGCCAAGCTCGACCGCGACGCGGGCCCGCTCTTCGACGTCCACATGGGCCTCGTCACCCAGGCCGACCGCGggcacgggccgcctgacaggttcGCCGTCGCCGAGCTGCCGGAAGGGAACCTGATGCTCCGGTTCCTCTCGGAGACGGGCAAGTGGGAGACCGTGACGGTTTCGCGGTGCCAACTCCCGTCTGCGCGGCGAATGGAGATACACCACGAGGTGCTTGCGTTCCGCGGTCGCCTCTGGTGGGTCGACCAGACCTGGGGAGCAATCTCCGTCGACCCGTTCAGCGACCGGCCGGAGCTCTCCTTCGTCGAGCTGCCGAGGGGAAGCGTGCTGCCTCCAGGCGCGCCCACCCGTGAGCGTGTCAGCATGCATTTCCTGGGCTATGCGCCAtctgacgacgatgaggacggtgGCAAGGTTTTGTGGAGTAGGTACCGGCGCGTGGGTGTCAGCGAAGGGCGGCTGAGGTACGTCGAGGTCTCTACGAAGGAACCATATCTTCTCAGTTCATTTGCACTCGACGACGATGGCAGCGGCTGGACGCTGGAGCACCGGGTGGCGCTCAGCAAACTGTGGGCGGATGGAGGCTACTCGTGGCTACCCTTGAAGGAGGGGATGACGCCACGAATTGCACTTCTTGATCCACTTAACGCCAGTGTCGTGTACCTCAAGGTTGACAAGCACATTGTCGTCGTGGACATGAACATCAAGGAGGTGACCGGGAGTTACCTGTACAAAACAAACTTCGACTGCATACCCTGTGTTCTTCCACCGTGGCTTGGATCCAGCCGGATCCCTTCTGCAG GCAAGAAGGATGCCGAAAAAACCAAGACTTTGGCTAACGTTCTGGTTCGCTCAGACACCCCGTAG